A region from the Drosophila ananassae strain 14024-0371.13 chromosome 2L, ASM1763931v2, whole genome shotgun sequence genome encodes:
- the LOC6500018 gene encoding adenosine kinase, giving the protein MFHRSKLILDLRIISYPLLHRTPICRSLHWNLFVRTSRKRADCVETPNMELPEGIVMGFGNPLLDITYHIEDNALLEKYGLEANAAIIADEKHDALFEELMNMENVIYSAGGACQNTMRIFQWIVQTPYRAVFTGAVGKDKLGDRIAKRAKADGLCTLYQLKEELPTGSCAVLISGANRSLVANLGAASLFTDDWMEEEENVCAVERAQYFYFTGFFLAVCPSVVETVARMCSESNRLMILNFSAVFVLAMQRNALENIIQYVDIIICNKEEAIAYADAYDWKTKNIFEIGPRLQCMPKENIRPRIVLITDAVCPVLCFQENDRVLEYPVPKVVKGKVFDTNGCGDAFVGGFLAMFVQHMPLDYCIRAGIFASQQVLNIVGVQVEQLPKFSEKCI; this is encoded by the exons ATGTTCCATCGATCAAAGCTAATACTTGACTTGAGGATAATATCGTATCCTCTTCTTCATAGAACTCCCATCTGCCGCTCACTTCACTGGAACCTCTTCGTACGCACTTCGCGAAAACGCGCTGATTGTGTGGAGACCCCGAACATGGAGTTGCCAGAGGGAATCGTGATGGGATTTGGTAATCCTCTGCTTGATATCACCTACCATATCGAGGACAATGCGCTCTTAGAGAAATACGGGCTGGAAGCGAATGCTGCCATCATTGCTGATGAGAAGCACGATGCCCTGTTCGAAGAGCTTATGAATATGGAAAACGTGATTTATTCTGCGGGAGGAGCTTGTCAGAACACCATGCGTATCTTCCAGTGGATTGTACAGACTCCCTATCGAGCAGTCTTTACGGGAGCCGTGGGCAAGGATAAGTTGGGCGATCGAATCGCCAAAAGAGCCAAAGCCGATGGCCTTTGTACGCTTTATCAGCTGAAGGAGGAACTGCCTACAG GTTCCTGTGCTGTACTTATTAGTGGGGCGAACCGTTCCTTGGTTGCTAATTTGGGAGCGGCCTCTCTATTCACCGACGACTGGATGGAGGAGGAAGAGAATGTCTGCGCAGTGGAACGGGCACAATACTTCTACTTCACCGGCTTCTTCCTGGCCGTTTGTCCATCCGTGGTTGAAACAGTGGCACGAATGTGCAGCGAGTCTAACCGATTGATGATCCTCAACTTTAGCGCCGTCTTTGTGCTTGCCATGCAACGAAACGCTTTGGAGAACATCATCCAATACGTGGACATCATCATTTGCAATAAGGAGGAGGCGATTGCATATGCTGACGCCTACGATTGGAAGACGAAGAACATCTTCGAGATAGGTCCGCGGCTGCAGTGCATGCCGAAAGAGAATATCCGCCCCCGAATTGTCCTAATCACGGACGCGGTGTGTCCAGTACTCTGTTTTCAGGAGAACGATCGGGTATTAGAATACCCAGTGCCAAAGGTGGTAAAGGGCAAGGTTTTCGACACCAATGGCTGCGGAGACGCTTTTGTCGGAGGCTTTTTGGCCATGTTCGTTCAGCATATGCCCCTGGACTACTGTATCCGTGCAGGAATATTTGCCTCACAACAGGTTTTGAACATAGTAGGAGTCCAGGTAGAGCAATTACCCAAGTTTAGCGAAAAATGCATCTAG
- the LOC6500525 gene encoding eukaryotic translation initiation factor 3 subunit D-2: protein MASYAPFIKPYVQYNEHGWGPCEIPDMDVPYQPFCKSDRLGKICDWTVAMQEKKFSNKYASSFGNNSQYAYFHEDDDSTFHLVDTSGSRALKPYQRGRFRPNVRNNARVKGRSGRGPGMLGVAGSMAGGGTTSGSTKYGKGRESRRNQGRRFARNAPSRLRESSVLVRPNWVSLEEIEFPRLLKLALPNIKEGQDIVTCGSLEYYDKLYDRINLRNERPLLKMDRIVHTVTTTDDPVIRRLSKTMGNVFATDEILATIMCCTRSNYSWDVVIEKLGTKVFLDKRDNAQFDLLTVNETSLEPPMDEEGSINSAHSLAMEATLINHNFGQQVLRVGEQEPRFKFGEPNPFEEPGVELACLGYRYRQWQLGNDLVLVARCKHNGVIQGPNGEVQFLSIKALNEWDSKAANSVEWRQKLDTQRGAVLASELRNNACKLARWTVEAVLAGSDQLKLGYVSRVTPRDHLRHVILGTQQFKPQEFATQINLNMDNAWGILRCLVDIVMKQPDGKYLIVKDPNKPMVRLYDIPENSFDSDAEDEENSSEPFANSLDN, encoded by the exons ATGGCCAGCTACGCTCCGTTTATAAAGCCGTACGTGCAGTACAACGAACATGGATGGGGTCCGTGTGAGATACCAGACATGGACGTCCCCTACCAGCCGTTCTGCAAAAGTGACCGCCTGGGTAAGATCTGCGACTGGACGGTGGCGATGCAGGAGAAAAAGTTCTCCAACAAGTACGCCTCTTCGTTTGGCAACAACAGCCAGTACGCCTACTTCCATGAGGACGACGATTCAACATTCCATTTGGTGGACACTTCCGGATCGCGAGCCTTAAAACCTTACCAGAGAGGTCGCTTCCGCCCGAACGTGCGCAACAATGCTCGGGTCAAAGGGCGCTCAGGGCGTGGCCCCGGCATGCTCGGTGTGGCTGGATCAATGGCAGGCGGTGGAACAACCAGCGGCAGCACCAAGTACGGAAAAGGTCGTGAGTCTCGTCGCAATCAAGGACGTCGTTTCGCCCGAAACGCACCTTCCCGTCTCCGGGAGAGTTCCGTCCTGGTGCGTCCCAACTGGGTGTCCCTGGAGGAGATTGAGTTTCCACGTTTGCTCAAGCTAGCTCTTCCAAACATCAAGGAGGGTCAGGATATCGTCACTTGCGGTTCATTGGAATATTACGATAAGCTATATGATCGCATTAATTTGCGCAATGAACGACCGCTTTTGAAAATGGATCGCATTGTTCACACGGTGACCACCACTGACGATCCAGTGATTCGACGACTCTCCAAGACAATGGGCAATGTCTTTGCCACTGACGAGATTCTGGCCACTATCATGTGCTGCACTCGGTCCAATTACTCCTGGGACGTGGTCATCGAGAAGCTGGGCACCAAAGTATTCCTCGACAAGCGCGATAATGCTCAGTTCGATTTATTGACCGTAAACGAGACCTCGTTGGAACCACCCATGGATGAGGAGGGATCCATTAACTCTGCCCACAGCCTGGCCATGGAGGCCACTCTGATAAATCACAATTTCGGTCAACAG GTTCTCCGCGTTGGGGAACAGGAGCCCCGGTTCAAGTTCGGAGAGCCGAATCCCTTTGAGGAACCCGGCGTGGAGCTGGCCTGCTTGGGCTACCGCTACCGCCAATGGCAGCTGGGCAATGACTTGGTTTTGGTGGCCCGTTGCAAGCACAACGGTGTAATCCAGGGTCCCAACGGGGAAGTCCAGTTCCTTTCCATCAAGGCTCTAAACGAGTGGGACTCGAAGGCAGCCAACAGCGTGGAGTGGCGCCAAAAGTTGGATACCCAGCGGGGGGCAGTTTTGGCCTCCGAGTTGCGTAATAATGCTTGCAAGTTGGCCCGCTGGACGGTGGAGGCTGTGCTGGCTGGGTCTGATCAGCTCAAGCTGGGCTATGTTTCCCGGGTGACTCCCAGGGATCACCTGCGCCATGTTATCCTCGGGACCCAGCAGTTCAAGCCCCAAGAATTCGCCACCCAGATCAACCTGAACATGGACAATGCCTGGGGTATCTTGCGCTGTCTGGTCGACATAGTGATGAAGCAACCGGACGGAAAATACCTGATTGTGAAGGATCCCAACAAACCGATGGTCCGGCTGTACGATATTCCGGAGAACTCATTTGACTCGGACGCGGAGGATGAGGAGAACTCCAGCGAGCCCTTCGCCAACTCCCTTGACAACTGA